One genomic window of Halorubrum hochsteinianum includes the following:
- a CDS encoding dolichyl-phosphate hexose transferase, which produces MGTYNEEEAIGTVLEDIDEVTDGEAEVVCVDGSSDRTPEIAREHGATVIEQEPQGYGVAVREAVLTPDRPVVVTTDCDDTYPMEALPEFLAAINDGADVVSGDRLYHGAEAMPAFNRLGNHAFAAIASLLMGERVHDTTTGMRAYRREVVEEIGWTENTGLSAELLIRPLMRGHDVRERPIHYAERLGETKLDPIGGGAAIAKSIVTVCLEEQLRRF; this is translated from the coding sequence ATGGGGACGTACAACGAGGAGGAGGCGATCGGGACGGTGCTGGAGGACATCGACGAGGTCACCGACGGGGAGGCGGAGGTCGTCTGCGTCGACGGCTCCTCGGACCGGACGCCGGAGATCGCCCGCGAACACGGCGCGACGGTGATCGAACAGGAGCCGCAGGGGTACGGCGTCGCCGTTCGGGAGGCGGTCTTGACGCCCGACCGCCCCGTGGTCGTCACGACCGACTGCGACGACACCTACCCGATGGAGGCGCTGCCGGAGTTTCTCGCGGCGATCAACGACGGCGCGGACGTGGTGAGCGGCGACCGGCTCTACCACGGCGCGGAGGCGATGCCCGCGTTCAACAGGCTCGGCAACCACGCGTTCGCGGCGATCGCCTCGCTCCTGATGGGCGAGCGCGTCCACGACACCACCACCGGAATGCGCGCGTACCGCCGCGAGGTCGTCGAGGAGATCGGCTGGACCGAGAACACCGGCCTCTCCGCCGAACTCCTGATCCGGCCGCTGATGCGCGGCCACGACGTGCGCGAGCGCCCGATTCACTACGCCGAGCGCCTCGGCGAGACGAAGCTCGACCCGATCGGCGGCGGGGCCGCCATCGCGAAGTCGATCGTCACCGTCTGTCTCGAAGAGCAGCTGCGGCGCTTCTGA
- a CDS encoding extracellular solute-binding protein, with product MTNHDLTNANRRRFLASAAAVGAVGLAGCNGTTDDSGGDAQSNIGQIGSGREGRELPGGTPISEMPDLSGELTVYSGRNEFLVGPLVEYINEQYPDLDLTVRYADSTDHVNAILNEGEGSPADVFYSVNAGSLGALADEGRTQAIPSDVAELVREEFRTDQWIGTSGRARTVPYDSGEYDADDVPSDIMEFPEAFDGDLAWAPSYGSCQAFVTAMRILEGDETTREWLEAVVESGATAYDDEFRVCEEIANGTVDAGFTNHYYIQRVLDGSPDATIDTAFTEGDAGAVFNVAGAAIVDSASDVDLAGNFVRHLLSAEAQDYFARSTFEYPLIPDVEPIGDLPTIDELDVPDIDLTELSDLEATVDLMREAGVDI from the coding sequence ATGACGAACCACGACCTCACGAACGCGAACCGCAGGCGGTTCCTCGCGAGCGCCGCCGCGGTCGGCGCGGTCGGCCTCGCTGGCTGTAACGGGACGACGGATGACTCCGGCGGCGACGCGCAGTCGAACATCGGACAGATCGGCTCCGGCCGCGAGGGGCGCGAGCTCCCGGGCGGCACGCCGATCTCCGAGATGCCCGACCTCTCGGGCGAACTGACGGTGTACTCCGGCCGCAACGAGTTCCTCGTCGGCCCGCTCGTCGAGTACATCAACGAGCAGTACCCGGACCTCGACCTGACCGTCCGGTACGCCGACTCCACCGACCACGTCAACGCGATCCTCAACGAGGGCGAGGGGTCGCCGGCGGACGTGTTCTACTCCGTCAACGCCGGGTCGCTCGGCGCGCTCGCCGACGAGGGGCGCACGCAGGCGATCCCGAGCGACGTGGCCGAACTGGTCCGCGAGGAGTTCCGGACCGACCAGTGGATCGGCACCTCCGGGCGCGCCCGGACCGTCCCGTACGACAGCGGCGAGTACGACGCCGACGACGTGCCGAGCGACATCATGGAGTTCCCCGAGGCGTTCGACGGCGACCTCGCGTGGGCCCCCTCGTACGGGTCCTGTCAGGCGTTCGTCACCGCGATGCGGATCCTCGAAGGCGACGAGACCACCCGCGAGTGGCTCGAAGCCGTCGTCGAGTCGGGTGCGACGGCCTACGACGACGAGTTCCGCGTCTGCGAGGAGATCGCGAACGGGACCGTCGACGCCGGGTTCACGAACCACTACTACATCCAGCGCGTCCTCGACGGCAGCCCGGACGCGACGATAGACACCGCCTTCACCGAGGGCGACGCCGGCGCGGTGTTCAACGTCGCGGGCGCTGCGATCGTCGACAGCGCCTCGGACGTCGACCTCGCCGGGAACTTCGTCCGGCACCTGCTGTCCGCGGAGGCGCAGGACTACTTCGCGCGCTCGACGTTCGAGTACCCGCTCATCCCCGACGTGGAGCCGATCGGCGACCTCCCGACGATCGATGAACTCGACGTGCCGGACATCGACCTGACGGAGCTGTCCGACCTGGAGGCGACCGTCGACCTCATGCGCGAGGCCGGCGTCGACATCTGA
- a CDS encoding glycosyltransferase family 39 protein, translated as MSSRPAPSPLAWSASWFRQRVARADRTTAAAVCVSLAAGLLTFAVAATLFSHHSANHDEGVYLTQAALLLGGQLEFHAGPLADAVHPWFFVEDGGRLYPKYSPVPAATYAVSMALFDEPRVTLAAVAAGNAALVYLLGAMTAGRRAGLAAAVLFAASPMAVLTGATFLPYAPTTFFNLLFAVAYLRSVRDGSTAAAGVAGVAIGIAFFARPFTAVLFAAPFIAHALWRVGSAVAAEGLNLPTLPAPVRRHGLTALFGTLFVGVTLAYNLRVTGSALTFPYQAFAPMDGPGFGERRILGHSVEYTPALALESNGYALWVLATRWVAAGPVGTLLALAGGAVAVRRWRAGLDLFPAAAPGDDSSDSLDSPHSPDSPGSPAFRRTAALLVAGVVPAVVVGNLFFWGTHNALATLSDPADGLASLFGPFYHFDLLVPFSVFGGVAVAAGARSLPRLRARIAARTGSDGSARAAVALVVAVALLAAGGAAVATASEPVERNAAIDAKHEAAYAPFEETEFEDALVFVPTPYGEWLNHPFQGLRNEPGLDGDAVYALDRDPVEDFAVLDAYPNRTHYRYGYRGAWTADPDDRVTPKLEPIAVRSGSRVDAETTVGVPERVDTARVRIETRRGEGRTTYAVSDPDAGDPLAVEWSVGPDGVRLAGAPNGSASIDPAGDVAVLTVTLVAPDGSTFTYRQEATVRGVDSGRVEVVWPPERSVCRLVTECGSEGTYLPDQPNEHSEWVVFETAAETE; from the coding sequence GTGTCGTCCCGCCCCGCCCCGTCCCCTCTCGCGTGGTCCGCGTCTTGGTTCCGCCAGCGCGTCGCTCGCGCGGACCGGACGACGGCCGCCGCGGTCTGCGTCTCGCTCGCCGCGGGGCTCCTCACGTTCGCGGTCGCCGCCACCCTGTTCTCGCACCACTCCGCGAACCACGACGAGGGCGTCTACCTCACGCAGGCCGCGCTCCTGCTCGGCGGGCAACTGGAGTTCCACGCCGGTCCCCTCGCCGACGCCGTCCACCCGTGGTTCTTCGTCGAGGACGGCGGGCGGCTCTACCCGAAGTACAGCCCCGTTCCGGCGGCGACGTACGCGGTTTCGATGGCCCTGTTCGACGAGCCGCGGGTGACGCTCGCGGCGGTCGCCGCGGGCAACGCCGCGCTCGTCTACCTGCTCGGGGCCATGACCGCCGGTCGGCGGGCCGGACTCGCGGCGGCCGTCCTGTTCGCGGCGTCGCCGATGGCGGTCCTCACCGGTGCGACATTTCTCCCCTACGCGCCGACGACGTTCTTCAACCTCCTGTTCGCGGTCGCGTACCTCCGGAGCGTCCGCGACGGGTCGACCGCGGCCGCCGGCGTCGCCGGCGTCGCGATCGGGATCGCCTTCTTCGCGCGCCCGTTCACCGCGGTGCTGTTCGCGGCCCCGTTCATCGCACACGCGCTGTGGCGGGTTGGGTCGGCGGTCGCGGCCGAGGGCCTGAACCTCCCGACGCTCCCCGCCCCGGTCCGCAGGCACGGCCTGACGGCGCTGTTCGGGACGCTGTTCGTCGGCGTCACGCTCGCGTACAACCTGCGGGTGACCGGCTCCGCGCTCACCTTCCCGTATCAGGCGTTCGCGCCGATGGACGGTCCCGGGTTCGGCGAGCGCCGCATCCTTGGCCACTCGGTCGAGTACACGCCCGCGCTGGCGCTCGAATCGAACGGGTACGCGCTGTGGGTGCTCGCGACCCGGTGGGTCGCGGCGGGACCGGTCGGGACGCTGCTCGCGCTCGCCGGCGGCGCGGTCGCGGTCCGGCGGTGGCGCGCCGGTCTCGACCTCTTCCCGGCCGCCGCCCCCGGGGACGACTCCTCCGACTCACTCGACTCTCCCCACTCCCCCGACTCACCCGGGTCGCCGGCGTTCCGGCGGACGGCGGCCCTGCTCGTCGCCGGCGTCGTTCCCGCCGTCGTCGTCGGCAACCTGTTCTTCTGGGGGACGCACAACGCGCTCGCGACGCTGTCGGACCCGGCCGACGGGCTGGCGTCGCTGTTCGGGCCGTTCTACCACTTCGACCTGCTCGTCCCGTTCTCGGTGTTCGGCGGGGTCGCCGTCGCCGCCGGAGCGCGGTCGCTGCCGCGGCTCCGCGCGCGGATCGCGGCCCGGACCGGGTCCGACGGGAGCGCGCGCGCCGCGGTCGCGCTCGTCGTCGCGGTCGCGCTGCTCGCCGCCGGCGGGGCCGCGGTCGCGACCGCCTCGGAGCCGGTCGAGCGCAACGCGGCCATCGACGCCAAACACGAGGCCGCCTACGCCCCGTTCGAGGAGACCGAGTTCGAGGACGCGCTGGTGTTCGTCCCCACGCCGTACGGCGAGTGGCTCAACCACCCGTTCCAGGGGCTTCGGAACGAGCCGGGACTCGACGGGGACGCGGTGTACGCGCTCGACCGCGACCCGGTCGAGGACTTCGCGGTCCTCGACGCCTACCCGAACCGCACTCACTACCGTTACGGCTACCGCGGGGCGTGGACCGCGGACCCGGACGACCGCGTCACGCCGAAACTGGAGCCGATCGCGGTGCGGTCCGGCTCGCGCGTGGACGCCGAGACGACGGTGGGGGTCCCCGAGCGCGTCGACACCGCTCGGGTCCGGATCGAGACGCGCCGCGGCGAGGGGCGGACGACGTACGCGGTGAGCGACCCCGACGCCGGCGACCCGCTCGCGGTCGAGTGGTCCGTCGGTCCCGACGGGGTCCGGCTGGCGGGCGCGCCGAACGGCTCGGCGTCGATCGACCCGGCGGGCGACGTCGCGGTCCTCACCGTGACGCTGGTCGCGCCCGACGGCTCGACGTTCACCTACCGACAGGAGGCGACGGTCCGCGGGGTCGATTCCGGTCGCGTCGAGGTCGTCTGGCCGCCCGAGCGGTCTGTCTGTCGGCTCGTCACGGAGTGCGGGAGCGAGGGGACGTACCTCCCCGACCAGCCCAACGAGCACTCGGAGTGGGTGGTCTTCGAGACGGCCGCCGAAACCGAGTGA